A single window of Salvia splendens isolate huo1 chromosome 6, SspV2, whole genome shotgun sequence DNA harbors:
- the LOC121808467 gene encoding casein kinase 1-like protein 2 isoform X2, with the protein MEPRVGNKYRLGRKIGSGSFGEIYLGTNIQTNDEVAIKLENVKTKHPQLLYESKLYRILQGGTGVPNVRWFGVEGDYNVLVMDLLGPSLEDLFNFCSRKLSLKTVLMLADQMINRVEFVHSKSFLHRDIKPDNFLMGLGRRANQVYVIDFGLAKKYRDSSNHQHIPYRENKNLTGTARYASMNTHLGIEQSRRDDLESLGFVLMYFLRGSLPWQGLKAGTKKQKYEKISEKKVSTSIEALCRGYPTEVASYFHYCRSLRFEDKPDYAYLKRIFRDLFIREGFQFDYVFDWTILKYQQSQMAAPPSRPLGPGAGTSSALPPAIPSGERLPGDEEGRVVGTSSGDPSGRRSGQITNARISREKSPAATDLASKDALLSNSTIFGRSSGTLRRGTVSGSRGTFTLGNDSDPSRSRTPEASPATANKTSSGQRSFPLGGSSNAKHTSSGMNSSGIKNYDSTIKGIESLHFDDEERFH; encoded by the exons ATGGAGCCGCGAGTTGGAAACAAGTATCGATTGGGTCGGAAGATTGGCAGCGGATCTTTTGGAGAGATCTATCTTG GGACAAATATTCAGACTAATGATGAAGTGGCAATTAAGCTA GAAAATGTGAAGACAAAACATCCTCAATTGCTCTACGAGTCAAAATTGTACAGAATTTTACAAGGCGGAA CTGGGGTACCAAATGTAAGATGGTTTGGCGTGGAAGGAGACTACAATGTTCTGGTTATGGACTTGCTTGGGCCCAGTCTTGAAGATCTTTTCAATTTTTGCAGTAGGAAACTCTCTCTGAAGACAGTTCTCATGCTCGCTGATCAAATG ATTAATCGTGTTGAGTTTGTTCATTCAAAATCATTTTTGCATCGAGATATCAAGCCAGATAATTTCCTTATGGGCTTGGGACGACGTGCCAATCAG GTCTACGTCATTGATTTTGGTCTGGCAAAGAAATACAGAGACAGTTCTAATCATCAACATATTCCTTACAG GGAGAACAAAAACTTGACTGGGACCGCACGATATGCCAGTATGAATACTCACCTGGGTATAG AACAAAGCAGGAGAGATGATTTGGAATCTCTCGGATTTGTGCTGATGTATTTCTTAAGAGGAAG CCTTCCTTGGCAGGGACTAAAAGCAGGAACTAAGAAACagaaatatgagaaaataaGTGAGAAAAAGGTCTCAACCTCTATTGAG GCTTTGTGCAGGGGTTATCCAACCGAGGTCGCATCATATTTTCATTATTGCCGTTCACTGCGCTTTGAAGATAAACCAGATTATGCTTATCTTAAGAGGATATTCCGTGACCTCTTCATTCGTGAAG GTTTCCAGTTTGACTATGTTTTTGACTGGACCATCTTGAAGTATCAGCAGTCCCAGATGGCTGCTCCTCCTTCACGTCCTCTG GGCCCAGGAGCTGGGACAAGCTCAGCTCTACCCCCTGCAATTCCCAGTGGTGAACGGCTGCCTG GTGATGAAGAAGGAAGGGTAGTTGGAACTTCTTCAGGAGATCCTTCTGGAAGAAGATCCGGACAGATAACAAATGCTAGAATATCCAGAGAGAAGAGTCCAGCTGCAACTGATTTAGCAAGCAAGGATGCTTTG CTCTCAAACTCCACCATCTTCGGAAGGTCTAGCGGAACACTGAGACGTGGGACTGTTTCTGGAAGCCGCGGAACTTTTACTTTGGGAAATGATTCTGATCCTAGTCGCTCTCGGACGCCTGAGGCTAGTCCAGCTACTGCAAACAAAACATCAAGTGGACAAAGAAGCTTTCCGCTTGGTGGATCCTCCAATGCAAAGCATACTTCTTCTGGGATGAATAGTTCTGGCATTAAGAATTATGATTCTACAATAAAGGGTATTGAGAGTTTGCATTTTGATGATGAAGAGAGGTTTCACTGA
- the LOC121808467 gene encoding casein kinase 1-like protein 2 isoform X1, with protein MEPRVGNKYRLGRKIGSGSFGEIYLGTNIQTNDEVAIKLENVKTKHPQLLYESKLYRILQGGTGVPNVRWFGVEGDYNVLVMDLLGPSLEDLFNFCSRKLSLKTVLMLADQMINRVEFVHSKSFLHRDIKPDNFLMGLGRRANQVYVIDFGLAKKYRDSSNHQHIPYRENKNLTGTARYASMNTHLGIEQSRRDDLESLGFVLMYFLRGSLPWQGLKAGTKKQKYEKISEKKVSTSIEALCRGYPTEVASYFHYCRSLRFEDKPDYAYLKRIFRDLFIREGFQFDYVFDWTILKYQQSQMAAPPSRPLGPGAGTSSALPPAIPSGERLPAGDEEGRVVGTSSGDPSGRRSGQITNARISREKSPAATDLASKDALLSNSTIFGRSSGTLRRGTVSGSRGTFTLGNDSDPSRSRTPEASPATANKTSSGQRSFPLGGSSNAKHTSSGMNSSGIKNYDSTIKGIESLHFDDEERFH; from the exons ATGGAGCCGCGAGTTGGAAACAAGTATCGATTGGGTCGGAAGATTGGCAGCGGATCTTTTGGAGAGATCTATCTTG GGACAAATATTCAGACTAATGATGAAGTGGCAATTAAGCTA GAAAATGTGAAGACAAAACATCCTCAATTGCTCTACGAGTCAAAATTGTACAGAATTTTACAAGGCGGAA CTGGGGTACCAAATGTAAGATGGTTTGGCGTGGAAGGAGACTACAATGTTCTGGTTATGGACTTGCTTGGGCCCAGTCTTGAAGATCTTTTCAATTTTTGCAGTAGGAAACTCTCTCTGAAGACAGTTCTCATGCTCGCTGATCAAATG ATTAATCGTGTTGAGTTTGTTCATTCAAAATCATTTTTGCATCGAGATATCAAGCCAGATAATTTCCTTATGGGCTTGGGACGACGTGCCAATCAG GTCTACGTCATTGATTTTGGTCTGGCAAAGAAATACAGAGACAGTTCTAATCATCAACATATTCCTTACAG GGAGAACAAAAACTTGACTGGGACCGCACGATATGCCAGTATGAATACTCACCTGGGTATAG AACAAAGCAGGAGAGATGATTTGGAATCTCTCGGATTTGTGCTGATGTATTTCTTAAGAGGAAG CCTTCCTTGGCAGGGACTAAAAGCAGGAACTAAGAAACagaaatatgagaaaataaGTGAGAAAAAGGTCTCAACCTCTATTGAG GCTTTGTGCAGGGGTTATCCAACCGAGGTCGCATCATATTTTCATTATTGCCGTTCACTGCGCTTTGAAGATAAACCAGATTATGCTTATCTTAAGAGGATATTCCGTGACCTCTTCATTCGTGAAG GTTTCCAGTTTGACTATGTTTTTGACTGGACCATCTTGAAGTATCAGCAGTCCCAGATGGCTGCTCCTCCTTCACGTCCTCTG GGCCCAGGAGCTGGGACAAGCTCAGCTCTACCCCCTGCAATTCCCAGTGGTGAACGGCTGCCTG CAGGTGATGAAGAAGGAAGGGTAGTTGGAACTTCTTCAGGAGATCCTTCTGGAAGAAGATCCGGACAGATAACAAATGCTAGAATATCCAGAGAGAAGAGTCCAGCTGCAACTGATTTAGCAAGCAAGGATGCTTTG CTCTCAAACTCCACCATCTTCGGAAGGTCTAGCGGAACACTGAGACGTGGGACTGTTTCTGGAAGCCGCGGAACTTTTACTTTGGGAAATGATTCTGATCCTAGTCGCTCTCGGACGCCTGAGGCTAGTCCAGCTACTGCAAACAAAACATCAAGTGGACAAAGAAGCTTTCCGCTTGGTGGATCCTCCAATGCAAAGCATACTTCTTCTGGGATGAATAGTTCTGGCATTAAGAATTATGATTCTACAATAAAGGGTATTGAGAGTTTGCATTTTGATGATGAAGAGAGGTTTCACTGA